The sequence below is a genomic window from Desulfovibrio sp. JC022.
CTCCGTTGTCGATGGCGGGATCAGCCTTGATCCGCCATTTGGCAAGGTCGGGGTGTTCGGTCTGGGCCTGCTCAAGCAGGGGGCCTATGATTCCGCTGTCATCCGGGGATACTTTAATCACCAGCTGGGTCATGGAATCTATGCGGTTCAGGGCATCGTCAAGCAGGGCTGCAAGGATTTCCTGTCTGCGGCTTTCCATTTCCACGGCCAATGTTTTCTCTATGACCATGAAGACCAGTGAGATGGCATCGGCTGACTGGGCCATCATCACATTGTGTGACTGGTCTTGAATTGCCTGCAAGGTCTGGCCGAGATGCTGGCTGAAGCCTATCATCTGCTGTTCAGCGTCCTGAGCGGCTTGAGCCTGTCCGGCGGCATATCCTTCCGCCTGCGCATTGGCCTTGATGGCTTCCGCGTCAGTCATGGCTTTGGCAATTATCTCCTTGGCCATGTTCTGGGCTTTAGCCTTGACCCGCTCATAATATTCGCGGTCAGTGTCGTCGTTCCAGGTCGGCTTCTTTTTGCCTTCCATTTCCTGTATCGTCATCTCCTGAGTCTTGTTGTTGGAATCAAGACCCATGATGACCCTACCGGTGTAGAACTTGTCTTCTTCAGCCTTAGACAAAGACATCTCCTGAACCTCTGCTGATCATTATCCGGCCTTCGTCTTCGAGGCGGCGGATATTCTTTACAATATTCTGCTGTGCACCTTCCACATCGGAAAGTTTCACAGGTCCCATGATTTCGAGGTCTTCGCGGATCATATTGGAAGCTCGTTCGGACATGTTCTTGAAGAAAAGCTCCTGTAAATCGTCAGATGCACCCTTGAGTGCGGTGGTGAGCTCTTCGTTTGAAACTTCCTTGAGCAGTTCGCGGATCGCGCGATCGTCCAGCCCTTTGATGTCTTCGAAAACGAACATGAGGTTCCTGATTTCTTCGGCCATCTGGGTGGATTCTTCCTCGATTTCTGAAAGAACTTCCTCTTCTGTTGAGCGGTCCACGGCGTTGAGGATTTCCGCTACTGCGGGGACGCCGCCCACTTTCTTTCCTTCCTTGCCGCCCATGGCGATCAGCTGGCTTTGAAGCACCCGATCCACTTCCATGAGCATTTCTTCCGCAACCGCTTCCAGTTTGGCCAGTCTCATGAGCACTTCGGCTCTTACGCCGCCGGGCAGGTTGGATATAAGATCCGCTGCCTGATCCGGGTGCAGGTGACCAATGATAAGGGCCAGTGTCTGCGGATGTTCGTTCCTGAGAATCTGGGCCAGAATCTTGGGACTGACGTTCTGGAGTTCCTGAAAAGGAGCTGGGCCGCTTTCAAGGTCGAGTTTATCCAGAATGTATTTTGCGGTTTCTTCATCAAGGGATTTACTGAGCAGCCTTTTGACCTGATCAGCTCCGCCCATGAGAAGTTCAGCACCGTAAGCCAGAGTTTCGTTGAACTCTTTAAGTACTTCCAAAACCTGTTCCTTGGGGACTGAATCCATCTCCAGCATGGCTTTTGATACTTCGGCAATTTCTTGACGATTCATGCGTTTGAAGGTTTCAGCGGTAAACTTGTCCCCGAGGGCGAGAAGTACGATTGCTGTTTTTTGGTTACCGGTGAACGGCGTTGACAATTTAAGCTGCCTCCTGCTGCTTCAGCCAGCTCTTTAGCACCTGCACAGCCTGATCCATGTTCTTTTCCGAGAGTTGCAGAGCCTGAGCCTTGGCGTTCTCCAGTCTACGTGCCGTATCAAGAGCCTCTTCGTCAAGGTCGCTTTCATCAATTGCGAGTCTTTCACCTGCTTCGGGCAGTCCTGCAACTTCGTCAATTTCATCTTCAGTAACACGGGGTTTGATCAGAGCCATGACTACCGGACGTACAACCAGAATCAGGAAGAGGAAGATCAGGAGGCCGTTGAGGAAAGGCTTGCCAAGGCGCTGTGCGTATTCGAGCATGGTGCGCATGAGGCCTTCGTCACCGAACATATCCTGCATGCCGAAGGACATATTGGAGACTTCAACTATATCGCCGCGTACTTCGTCATAACCGACTGCGGAGCTTACCAGTTCCCGGATGCGCTGCATTTCTTCTTCAGAGCGGGGGACGTAGGTCATTTCGCCGGTGTCAGGGTCTTTGGTGTAGGTTCCGTCAACGATAACCGCTACGCTGAGGCGTTTGAGCTCGCCTACAGGAACGATGATCTGCTGTTCTTCTTTATTGATTTCATAGTTGGTGGTGCGGGTTTCACGGGTGGAGTCCTGAGTAGTGGCTGTTCCGGTGAAACCGTCGCCGCGAAAGTTTGCCTCGGGTACGCCGCCGTCAACATTGGCGGTACCGCGTGTTGTTTCTTCACTGGTCTGTTCGGAGCGTGCCACCTGACCGTCAGGGTCGTATGCTTCTGTCTTGATGGTGCGCTGTCTGAAGTCGAGATCTGCGTTAACTTTGGCGATGACTTTATCCGGTCCGACGATGGGCATGAGCAGACGCTGGATGCGCTGTTCAATCTTGGATTCGAGGCCGGATTTGTATTCGAGCTGGCTGTTGGTGATGTTCAGTCCCAGTCCGCCGTCATCTTCGGGCTGGTAGAGGACCTGTCCGCGCATATCAGTAATAGTGACGTGCCCAGGTTTCAAACCTTCAACAGACATGACTACGAGATTTAATACACCTTTGATCTGCTTATCGGAAAGCTTTTCCCCTTCTTTGAGCTTAAGGACTACGGAAGCTGAAGGGTCAATTTGCTCTTCAATAAACAGGGACTTGGAAGGCATCACCAGATGGACTCTGGCGCGGTCAACCTGCGGAAATTCGGTGATTGTACGTGCTAGTTCACCCTGTAGGGCACGCTGGTAGTTGATGCGCTGAATGAAGTCAGTTTGTCCGATTTGAACCTCGTCGAAAATTTCATAGCCGATTCCCTGTCCGTGAAGAGCTCCTTCCCCGGCTATTTTCAGGCGCAGGTCGTAGACTTTATCTGCGGGAACCAGAATTGTAGAACCGTTGTCCTCAATTTTGTAAGGCTCCTTGGTAGATTGCAGGATGGAAACAACGCGGGATGCGTCTTCTGCGTAAAGTTTGGTGTAAAGAACTCTGTACTCAGTCTGGTTGAGCCAGAATACCATGAGAATGAATGCGATTACGACTGTGGCCGCAAGTCCGCCGATCATGATCCGCTGTGAAACTGTGCGGTCAGACCAGAAACCTTGAAATTTACCCAGATACTCAACGATGAAATTTGGCATACTAAAACTCCTGACGATTTTTCATTTGTTTAAGCAATATGCAGTCCAACGTAAAGTTGTTTATTGAAATTAGTAGTTTATCGCGGTTGTTTTGAGAGAGGTCTTAGGCGGCGAGAGCAGGTGACAAAAAAATGTCCGGACTTAAGACGAGTAAAAGCCGCCATAAAAGAAGCCTGTTTAGGACCCTCTTATGGCAGCTGTATTTTCTAAGATGGTAGTCGGAGCAAATTGATCTACCTGATTAGAAAGGCATTTTCATGACTTCCTGATAAGCAGTCATAACTTTGGTACGCACAGTACTGGTCATGGTCATGGCAACACTGGCCTTCTGTAATGAGATCATCAACTCATGGACGTTCTGGTTTTTTCCGGAAGCAAATTCCTCGATCATAGCTTTTTTCTGACCTTGCAGCTCGTTGACGCCTTTGATGGAGTCCGTGAGGGTTTCGGAAAAAGAGTTCGGTTCGGCCTTATGAAGATCCATTGTCTTGTCGAACTTTTTATCGAACTTCTGCTGGTTCTGGATTGCATTGCTGTATGCATTCATTGCTACGTTTCTGATGGACATGTTTTGCTCCTTTTTCGTGTGTCGGAAATCCGTCGGTTGTAATCAGCCGGGTCTTACTGTCCCATTCCGATTCTCAGTGCGCGGTTGAACATCCTCTTGGCGGAGTCTACTGATTGCGCGTTGGCTTCGTAAGATCTGCTGATGGTGATCATGTTGACCATTTCCTCGACAACGTTAATGTCCGGATATTTGACGATTCCTTTTGAGTTGGCGTCAGGATGGTTCGGCTCATACACTTCTTTAAAAGGACGGGTGTCGGAGACTACGCCTCTGACTGTTACGCCCCGAAGCTGCTGGTTGAGCTGTTGATCCATGGCGGTTTCAAAAGGTGAGAGTACGGGGCTGGACTCCATGGCAACACTTTTGCGGCGGTAAGCGCCGCCTTCGGCTGTCCGTGTAGTCCTGGCGTTAGCCATGTTCATGGATACAACGTTCAGGTACTCCCTTTGGGCTTTAAGCCCTGAAGCTCCGATATCAAGTGCTGTGAAGAAGTTCATTATCTAGCTCCGCTTTGGATGATTTTGTTCATGCCCTGAAAATTTTTCCCGATAACCTGAGAGAGGGCATTGTAGTAAAGGGTGTTCTTGGCCATGGCGACCATCTCTTTATCCATGTCGACCCGGTTTTCACCGTGAACGACTCTGGGTTCGAAGTTGGAAAGAACATCTCCTTCAAACTTGTTTGCATCAAAAGCATTGGGGATATGCATTTTGCTGGTTTTGGTCATCTTACCTTTGGCATCAAGGCCCATGGCCTTTTGAAGATCGTCTTCAAACTCGAGGCGTTTTTCCTTGTAGCCTGGGGTGTTGACGTTAGCCAGATTGGAGGAGACGAGGTTTTGACGCTGTAATCTCAGATCGAGTACTTTACCTGTCAATTGTATGTGGCTTCCGAAAAGTCCTTTCATGTGTATATCCTCCTGCAAAAAATTCCCGGTGCCGGTATGGGCCGGAAAGAATTGGTATTTACTTTGTGATTCGTATTTAGCAAAAGCTGTGCCGTTCTTGTAATTACTTGAAATGTATGATTAGTTTTTGCGTTGCTTTTGCCTGTGTGGCTTTGGTGTCGGAAATCGGGCGCAAAAAATATATCCATTATATAATGTAGGGAGTGCTGGGTTTGGTTTTGGCACGCGGCATGCATAAACTCAGGCAGACCCTTAGAGGTCGAAAAAAATGCCGCTTAGGATTGTCCGGCGGTAAATAAAATTTCCGGAGGGGAATTATGAGTCATTTAGATTATGAAATTAACAAGGAACTCGGTGAGTGTTATCTGTTCATGGGTGAACTGGATAAGGCTGAAGATTACTACAAGAAGGCTGCCGGATCTAACGGTGTGCATCCTGATCCTTACATCGGTCTTGCAACAATCGCAGTCCAGCGTGGTGAGTATGATGCTGCCATGTCACTGTATGAAAAAGCTCATCAGGTAGAAGCTACCGATAAGAGTTTTGCCGGCATGGGACTGATCCAGATGGAAACCTCCCGTCAGGACGAAGCCTTTGACAACTTTTCTCAGGCTCTCGACATTAACATCAGCAACATGGTTGCTCTTTTCGGCATCATCAGGATCGGTCACGAGGCTGAAAGAATGGCTGAAGCTATTCCTTTCCTCGAAAAGTTCCTCGAAGTTGATCCCGAGAAGCACGAAGTCCGCTACTCCCTCGCAGGTCTTTACATCTGCATGGAGCAGAAGGAAAAAGCTGTCGAGCAGCTTGAAATGATCCTTGAAAAGGATCCCGCAAATGAAGCGGCTAAGGAACTGCTGAGCCAGATTTAGCTCACACAGATCCTTTATATATAGCCGACTCCCCTCCCGGTTGGTCCCGTTCCTGTTCGTGTGGTTCGGGAGCGGGGACCAACTACCGGCGAGAAAATGTGCGGTCCGGAAGCTTGCCTTTACGGCATAAATCCGGCACAACTCCACAAAAAACAAAGTGGAGATGTGTTATGGATATGTTGCCTGTAAAGCGCGGAGTGCTCAGTGTTACTGATAAATCCGGGCTTGCTGAATTTGCGGCTGAGTTGGCTGGTTTCGGTGTTGAACTCATCAGCACCGGCGGCACAAGGAAAATGCTTCTTGATGCCGGACTGGATGTTAAATCTGTAAGTGATGTTACCGGTTTCCCTGAGATCATGGGCGGTCGTGTAAAGACCCTGCACCCCAGCGTGCATGGCGGCATCCTTGCTGACAAGGATAACCCGGAGCACCTGTCGACTCTCGAAGAACACGGAATCGAGACCATCGATATGGTTTGTGTTAACCTGTACAATTTTGCCAAGGCTGTAAGTGAAGGGCAGGATCTGAAAAACGCTGTCGAGCAGATCGACATCGGTGGTCCCACTATGCTGCGTGCTTCAGCGAAAAATTTCCATTCCGTTCTGGTTATTCCCAGTCCGGTACATTACCCCCGTATTCTTGAAGACATAAAAAAGAACGACGGCAAGGTTTCTCTCGCGCTCAGAAAAGATCTGGCTGCGGAGACTTTTGCGCTTGTCTCTGAATACGATTCCATGATTGCCAAATATCTGGCAGATCACGACGCGTAATATTTTAAAAGTGGGATGTCATTTTTATGGCATCCCGTTTTTATGTTATGATACGCTTCGCGTTTTAGTCGGGTGATTTCGCCTCCGGCGGCCAAAGGGGATAATCCCCTTTGGAATCCTTAGTTGGGTAAAATTTTGTTATCGACAGCGGCGAAGCCTAATAAAAGTTTTTGGGATTCTTAAACCCGTTTTACAAAAAGGGTTTAAGCCCCCGGAGGGATAGTCTTATAGCTCTTAAAGCCAAAGGTAATACTCAGGGCCTTAAGCCCAGTGAGTTGAAACGTGTCAACCGTCTTGCGGACCGTCGTTACAATGACCCCAACGGGTTCACTAATGAGCAGGCCCGCGAGCTCTCTTTTCTCAGTCATGAAATCGGACGCCAGATTGGCCTGTTGATCAATCGGCAGGGTAAACCGGAAATGATTCTGGTCGGTGATCCGGGGTCAATCTATATTCCCGAATTGCCGAGGACCCGTCAGTCCGAAGGGCGGTTGCGCGGTTTGCGACTCCTGCATACCCATATTTCCGGGGAAAACCTGTCCGAGGAAGATCTCATGGATATGGTTTTCCTGCGTCTGGACAGCGTCAGCGTCATTGCATCCAACCCGCATGGTGAACCTGATTTTGTTCAGTTCGCCTATCTGCTTCCTCCAGGTTCCGGAGAAAAACCTTACGAACAGCTTGCCCCGGTACGCTGGGACCGTGCGGACATGGATCTTCCGAACCAGATTAAAGCCCTCGAAGATGAATTTCGCCGTGCGGACCGTACCCGCGATACCACTGATAAACGTGAGCGGGCCATTGTGGTCAGTGTTTCGCAGGACCCCAAGTCTGTGCAGGAACGTTCCCTTGATGAGCTGGAAGACCTTGCAGATACCGCAGGGCTGAAGGTTGAAGGACGTCTGGTGCAGCGTATCCGTAAACTCAATCCCAAATTTATCATGGGTAAGGGCAAACTTGCCGAGCTGGAAGTTATTGCCTTGCAGGCTGATGCGGAAGTGATCCTTTTTGATCAGGAACTTTCTGCCGCCCAGATGCGTAACCTTGCCAAGCTGACTGAACGCAAGGTACTGGACCGCACTCAGCTTATTCTGGATATTTTTGCCCAGCATGCCACCACCCGCGCCGGTAAATTGCAGGTGGAGATGGCGCAGCTCAAGTACACCATGCCGCGTTTGGTCGGTAAGAACCGGGCTATGTCGAAGCTTATGGGCGGAATCGGCGGTCGCGGTCCCGGTGAGACCAAGCTGGAGATTGATCGCCGTCGTATCAAGGATAAACTCACTAAGCTGGGCAAGGAACTGAAAAAGGTAAGTCGTCAGCGGGGATTTACCCGTGAACGGCGTGCACGTGCCGGTGTTCCGGTTGTGTCGCTGGTCGGTTATACAAATGCGGGCAAGTCTACCTTACTCAATACCCTGACCAACAGCGGAGTTCTGGCTGAAGATAAACTTTTCGCCACTCTTGATCCCACCAGTAGGCGTATCCGTTTTCCCCGTGAGCAGGAACTCATCCTGACCGATACGGTTGGATTTATTCGTCAGCTTCCCGTGGAATTGAAAGAAGCATTTCGTGCCACTCTTGAAGAGTTGGAAGCTGCCGATGTGTTGCTTCATGTTTGCGATGCTTCCCACCCGGAAGTGGGGGAGCAGATTGCAGCAGTAGATAATATTGTTGCGGATATGAATCTTGATGATGTGGCGACAATTCTCGTACTCAACAAGTGGGATAAACTTGATGATGAGCAGCGCGAGTTAATGCGCAATACTTATCCGCAAGGTATTCCCTCCAGCGCAGTAAGCCGTCGTTCACTTAATCTGCTGGTGGAAGATATTCTTAATGCCATCGAGAGGCTCGGTCATAAATTTTAAGATCGGGTCTGCTCGTTAATTCTTTCCTTATTGCATTAATAGCTGTAGATTAGTAACAGGTATGTGTAGCACATTTCTGATTTTTACTTTTGAAGCAGTTGTTGGCGACGGAGGAAGCCATGGCTAAAGAAGAAGGTATTGAGGTAGAAGGTATTGTTCAAGAAGCATTGCCCAATGCTATGTTTAAGGTTGAACTCGAAAACGGGCATGTTATTCTGGGGCATATTTCCGGTAAAATGCGTAAGTATTACATACGTATTTTACCGGGGGACCGGGTGAAGGTGGAACTTTCACCATATGACCTCACCCGCGGACGCATTACTTTCCGCATGAAATAATTTTGCTGATAAGTTCAGTCCTGATCCGACTGCTGAGGGGTTTATGAGTTCAAAAGGGGTAGTCAGCTGGTTCAATGATATTAAGGGATTCGGTTTTATTGAAGATGAGACCGGAAAGGATATTTATGTTCATTTTTCCGAAGTTCTCCAGGACGGATTTAAGACCCTTAATGTAGGCGAGAAAGTAGTCTTCGAACTTGTAGACGAAGATACAGCACCCAAAGCAACAGCTGTTCGGATAATTAATTACTAGTTTCTTTATGAATATAAATTTTAAGCCCGCCTGTTGGAAAACAGACGGGCTTTTCTATTGGCAAATTGTCATAAAATTTAGTGGTGAAGCCCCAATAAAAGGTTTTGGGATTCTTAAACCTTTTTGCAAAAGGGTTTAAGGCCCCGGCAGGGTCGCCGAAGGCTTTTTATCTCTGCCCGGCTTCGTTTTTGGTGGGTTCTAGGACCGCGTCCACGTTGACCTCGCGTGAAGTCATTTTGTTGTTTTCAATTTCGTAGCGGGTCAGCTTCCAATCAATGTGATCGATGAAATCCACCTTGGCCCATCCTTCGGGGGGCAGACGCTTGACAAGTTCTTCCAGAAAATCATCAATGTCGATATAGTGTCCTTCGTAATCGACGTTCAAAACTTTATTTTTGTATACGATTTTTTCAAATGGGATTTCCAGTTTGATGTCTTCGAAATCCTCTGCGGATAAACCGTGAACATCTCCGTATACTCTTACATCTTCCATATTTTGCTCCTCCGTGAAAGGGATATTTTAATATTTAATACCATTTTGAAAAAGGAAGATATTGTCACTTTGACTTTCATGCAACAAAAAACGGCCCACAAAAATGCGGACCGCTTGCAGGAAAATACCTAGTAAAGCCTAGTCGGATTACATATTTTTTTTACTTTCAATTAATTTAATGGCTTTTTCCGGGAGCAAGTGTAGATCAGGTTTTGAAATTTGATCATCTGCTCCGACTGATTCTCCCTTATGGCGCAGTTCTTTGGTAATAATGGAAGAATAGAGAATGATGGGCAGGTCTTTCAGGTCCGGGTCATCCCTGATCCATTTGGCGAGACTGAATCCGTCCATCAACGGCATTTCAATGTCTGAAACTACGATTTCCACATAGTCTTTAACAGGTCTGTTTTCCTGTTTGGCTACTTCTTTGATTTGCATGAGGGCTTTTTGAGCCTCTTTGCCGTTATGCAGGATTGTGTGCCTGAAATTTGCATTGTTAAGGCTCTTTTCAAGCATGGCACGAATAGTTGGGGAATCGTCACAGACCAGCGCGTTGTATGCTTCTGTTGCTATTGCCGAGGGAGCATCAAAATCACCGCCTAATGTGGGATCAAGGTCGGCAAGAATTGATTCAAGGTCGAGTAGTTGGATAAAGCGGTCTTCGCGCTCAACTATCCCTACAATGCAGCTGTCATCAAAACTGCTCATGAATTTGTCGGGCGAAAGCACCTGTCCCCAGCCTACTCGATGGATTTCGGTCACCCCGCTGACTTGAAAACCGGATACTGTCTGGCTGAATTCAGTAACAATGACGATGTCATATTTGTTTGTTTTTCGTTTCATCCCCAGCCAGACCGCAAGATCAAGTACCGGCAGGATGTGGTTGCGTAGGGGGATAGTACCCATAAAACACGGATGTTCGGCGGATTCCGGGTGCTCCAGCTGGGGGCTTTCAATAACCTGCATAACTTTGGCAACGTTGACCCCGAAATGACATCGTTCTTCCGGCCCGTCTTCAGACTTTGGAAGATCGATGTAAAATTCAAGAATTTCAAGCTCATTGGTGCCGGTTTCGAGCAGGATTTCTGTTTTTGCCATGGCAGCGGCTCCTGAAAAATTATATTAGGATGTTTGGTTCTTATTTTAATATGTTACAATATTAGAAAGGTCAGGTCCATAGATTTTAAATGTAACGCAGTGTATTGGTAATTAACATCTAATTGCTCTTTACAAAAGCTGCCGGTTTAGCTTAGGCATTACAGAATCGATAATTAAAATGAAGAGGGGTTCATGTATAAAATATTGATTGCTGAAGATGATAAAATTTCTCAAAAACTTGCTGCGCGGTTTGTGAACGATCTGGGACATATCTCTTTTGTCAGCCCGCACGGCAAACACGCTTATGAAGCATTGAAAGCTGAAAATGATTTTGATGTTCTGGTTACAGACATAATGATGCCCGAAATGGACGGACGTCAGCTGGTACAGACTTTAAGGGGCGATTCCCAGTTTATGGATATGCCTATTGTGATTATGTCCGCAGTGGTCGGTGTTTCGGATATTTCCAACTTATTGGCTCTTGGGGCGACATATTTTCTGCCCAAACCTATCGATAAAGAAGAATTTAATGACGTGATCAACCGTTGCTTGAAATAAGGTTCATTTTTTGTTTGCTTGATTTTTTTTAAGGCTCCGCCATTTTGGCGGAGTCTTTTTTTTGCGCTATCAAAATATGGTCAGCATCGGACTTGTTACTAAACGTGAATGGGTATAATGAGAACAAAAGCTTTATGAATAACAAGGTTATATCTGTGCGTGAGTTGTATAATCTGTTTAAGGAAATGTTAACTTTGGGGGTGCTCCTTGTCGCTTGAGATTTTGGATAAATTTAATGACCCTAAGCTGTGTAAAGAACTTCTGGCTTGTTTGCGGGATGAGCTGGACAGTGAAATACGGTTCATGGAGGTCTGCGGAACACATACGGTTTCCATTTTTCGCAGCGGGTTGCATTCGGTCCTGCCTAAAGAGGTTGTTCACCTCAGCGGTCCCGGCTGTCCGGTATGTGTGACCCACGAATCCGAGGTAAACGCTTTTCTGGATCTTGCCGGGAAGGACGGGGTAATAGTGGCGACCTTCGGGGATCTGATCAAAGTTCCCGGAGACAAAGGGCATTGCTTGAAGAATGCGCAAGCTGACGGTGCCCGGGTGGAGATC
It includes:
- a CDS encoding FliH/SctL family protein; translation: MSLSKAEEDKFYTGRVIMGLDSNNKTQEMTIQEMEGKKKPTWNDDTDREYYERVKAKAQNMAKEIIAKAMTDAEAIKANAQAEGYAAGQAQAAQDAEQQMIGFSQHLGQTLQAIQDQSHNVMMAQSADAISLVFMVIEKTLAVEMESRRQEILAALLDDALNRIDSMTQLVIKVSPDDSGIIGPLLEQAQTEHPDLAKWRIKADPAIDNGGVIVEAADAMIENTVTSRWEGVQAILGQLAPGTGE
- the fliG gene encoding flagellar motor switch protein FliG, producing MSTPFTGNQKTAIVLLALGDKFTAETFKRMNRQEIAEVSKAMLEMDSVPKEQVLEVLKEFNETLAYGAELLMGGADQVKRLLSKSLDEETAKYILDKLDLESGPAPFQELQNVSPKILAQILRNEHPQTLALIIGHLHPDQAADLISNLPGGVRAEVLMRLAKLEAVAEEMLMEVDRVLQSQLIAMGGKEGKKVGGVPAVAEILNAVDRSTEEEVLSEIEEESTQMAEEIRNLMFVFEDIKGLDDRAIRELLKEVSNEELTTALKGASDDLQELFFKNMSERASNMIREDLEIMGPVKLSDVEGAQQNIVKNIRRLEDEGRIMISRGSGDVFV
- the fliF gene encoding flagellar basal-body MS-ring/collar protein FliF; this translates as MPNFIVEYLGKFQGFWSDRTVSQRIMIGGLAATVVIAFILMVFWLNQTEYRVLYTKLYAEDASRVVSILQSTKEPYKIEDNGSTILVPADKVYDLRLKIAGEGALHGQGIGYEIFDEVQIGQTDFIQRINYQRALQGELARTITEFPQVDRARVHLVMPSKSLFIEEQIDPSASVVLKLKEGEKLSDKQIKGVLNLVVMSVEGLKPGHVTITDMRGQVLYQPEDDGGLGLNITNSQLEYKSGLESKIEQRIQRLLMPIVGPDKVIAKVNADLDFRQRTIKTEAYDPDGQVARSEQTSEETTRGTANVDGGVPEANFRGDGFTGTATTQDSTRETRTTNYEINKEEQQIIVPVGELKRLSVAVIVDGTYTKDPDTGEMTYVPRSEEEMQRIRELVSSAVGYDEVRGDIVEVSNMSFGMQDMFGDEGLMRTMLEYAQRLGKPFLNGLLIFLFLILVVRPVVMALIKPRVTEDEIDEVAGLPEAGERLAIDESDLDEEALDTARRLENAKAQALQLSEKNMDQAVQVLKSWLKQQEAA
- the fliE gene encoding flagellar hook-basal body complex protein FliE, which codes for MSIRNVAMNAYSNAIQNQQKFDKKFDKTMDLHKAEPNSFSETLTDSIKGVNELQGQKKAMIEEFASGKNQNVHELMISLQKASVAMTMTSTVRTKVMTAYQEVMKMPF
- the flgC gene encoding flagellar basal body rod protein FlgC; this translates as MNFFTALDIGASGLKAQREYLNVVSMNMANARTTRTAEGGAYRRKSVAMESSPVLSPFETAMDQQLNQQLRGVTVRGVVSDTRPFKEVYEPNHPDANSKGIVKYPDINVVEEMVNMITISRSYEANAQSVDSAKRMFNRALRIGMGQ
- the flgB gene encoding flagellar basal body rod protein FlgB, whose protein sequence is MKGLFGSHIQLTGKVLDLRLQRQNLVSSNLANVNTPGYKEKRLEFEDDLQKAMGLDAKGKMTKTSKMHIPNAFDANKFEGDVLSNFEPRVVHGENRVDMDKEMVAMAKNTLYYNALSQVIGKNFQGMNKIIQSGAR
- a CDS encoding lipopolysaccharide assembly protein LapB, which produces MSHLDYEINKELGECYLFMGELDKAEDYYKKAAGSNGVHPDPYIGLATIAVQRGEYDAAMSLYEKAHQVEATDKSFAGMGLIQMETSRQDEAFDNFSQALDINISNMVALFGIIRIGHEAERMAEAIPFLEKFLEVDPEKHEVRYSLAGLYICMEQKEKAVEQLEMILEKDPANEAAKELLSQI
- a CDS encoding IMP cyclohydrolase, which gives rise to MDMLPVKRGVLSVTDKSGLAEFAAELAGFGVELISTGGTRKMLLDAGLDVKSVSDVTGFPEIMGGRVKTLHPSVHGGILADKDNPEHLSTLEEHGIETIDMVCVNLYNFAKAVSEGQDLKNAVEQIDIGGPTMLRASAKNFHSVLVIPSPVHYPRILEDIKKNDGKVSLALRKDLAAETFALVSEYDSMIAKYLADHDA
- the hflX gene encoding GTPase HflX, producing MKRVNRLADRRYNDPNGFTNEQARELSFLSHEIGRQIGLLINRQGKPEMILVGDPGSIYIPELPRTRQSEGRLRGLRLLHTHISGENLSEEDLMDMVFLRLDSVSVIASNPHGEPDFVQFAYLLPPGSGEKPYEQLAPVRWDRADMDLPNQIKALEDEFRRADRTRDTTDKRERAIVVSVSQDPKSVQERSLDELEDLADTAGLKVEGRLVQRIRKLNPKFIMGKGKLAELEVIALQADAEVILFDQELSAAQMRNLAKLTERKVLDRTQLILDIFAQHATTRAGKLQVEMAQLKYTMPRLVGKNRAMSKLMGGIGGRGPGETKLEIDRRRIKDKLTKLGKELKKVSRQRGFTRERRARAGVPVVSLVGYTNAGKSTLLNTLTNSGVLAEDKLFATLDPTSRRIRFPREQELILTDTVGFIRQLPVELKEAFRATLEELEAADVLLHVCDASHPEVGEQIAAVDNIVADMNLDDVATILVLNKWDKLDDEQRELMRNTYPQGIPSSAVSRRSLNLLVEDILNAIERLGHKF
- the infA gene encoding translation initiation factor IF-1, whose protein sequence is MAKEEGIEVEGIVQEALPNAMFKVELENGHVILGHISGKMRKYYIRILPGDRVKVELSPYDLTRGRITFRMK
- a CDS encoding cold-shock protein, yielding MSSKGVVSWFNDIKGFGFIEDETGKDIYVHFSEVLQDGFKTLNVGEKVVFELVDEDTAPKATAVRIINY
- a CDS encoding chemotaxis protein gives rise to the protein MAKTEILLETGTNELEILEFYIDLPKSEDGPEERCHFGVNVAKVMQVIESPQLEHPESAEHPCFMGTIPLRNHILPVLDLAVWLGMKRKTNKYDIVIVTEFSQTVSGFQVSGVTEIHRVGWGQVLSPDKFMSSFDDSCIVGIVEREDRFIQLLDLESILADLDPTLGGDFDAPSAIATEAYNALVCDDSPTIRAMLEKSLNNANFRHTILHNGKEAQKALMQIKEVAKQENRPVKDYVEIVVSDIEMPLMDGFSLAKWIRDDPDLKDLPIILYSSIITKELRHKGESVGADDQISKPDLHLLPEKAIKLIESKKNM
- a CDS encoding response regulator encodes the protein MYKILIAEDDKISQKLAARFVNDLGHISFVSPHGKHAYEALKAENDFDVLVTDIMMPEMDGRQLVQTLRGDSQFMDMPIVIMSAVVGVSDISNLLALGATYFLPKPIDKEEFNDVINRCLK